A single Vallitalea longa DNA region contains:
- a CDS encoding galactose ABC transporter substrate-binding protein, translating into MKKIMGLLLTVVLVMGLFVGCGSKNKETEPTGGKDNNQVSDEGKDSTEDVSTDKPKVGVTIYKFDDNFMTYTRNAMTSAAEGNAELIMNDSQNNQSVQNDQVDVMISKGVDSLVINLVDPGAAPTIADKAKAAGIPVIFINKEYPDGTDKIDYDKSWYVGTQSKESGDIQGKLVAEAWKEHPEWDRNGDGKMQYVMIMGEPGHPDAEARTKYSVEYIKSEGIEVDELEKQTGMWDATKGKELMTTWLGKEGDKIEMVLCNNDGMALGVVEALKADGYFSDDKFMPVVGVDAIPEALDLIQGDIMLGTVLNDPLNQGRVSIEMAINAALDKDVLEGLDFQLDETKAVRIPYQPITKDNLGIAKEAYGME; encoded by the coding sequence ATGAAAAAGATTATGGGATTATTGTTGACAGTTGTATTAGTCATGGGTTTATTTGTAGGATGTGGTTCTAAAAATAAAGAAACTGAACCTACAGGAGGTAAAGATAATAATCAAGTCAGTGATGAAGGTAAAGATTCTACTGAAGATGTCTCAACAGATAAACCAAAAGTAGGAGTAACAATCTATAAGTTTGATGATAACTTCATGACTTACACAAGAAATGCTATGACATCAGCAGCAGAAGGTAATGCAGAGCTTATTATGAATGATTCACAAAATAACCAATCAGTTCAAAATGATCAGGTTGATGTAATGATCAGTAAAGGCGTGGATTCTTTGGTTATCAATCTAGTTGACCCAGGAGCTGCACCAACAATTGCAGACAAGGCAAAGGCTGCTGGTATACCAGTAATATTCATTAATAAAGAATATCCTGATGGAACAGATAAAATAGATTATGATAAATCTTGGTATGTAGGAACACAATCAAAAGAATCAGGAGATATTCAAGGAAAATTAGTAGCAGAGGCATGGAAAGAGCATCCTGAATGGGATCGTAATGGTGATGGAAAGATGCAATATGTAATGATTATGGGTGAACCAGGACATCCTGATGCAGAAGCTCGTACTAAATATTCTGTAGAATATATTAAGAGTGAAGGTATTGAAGTAGATGAACTAGAAAAGCAAACAGGTATGTGGGATGCAACCAAAGGAAAAGAATTAATGACAACTTGGTTAGGAAAAGAAGGAGACAAAATAGAAATGGTTCTATGTAACAATGACGGTATGGCACTAGGTGTAGTAGAAGCATTAAAAGCTGATGGATATTTCTCAGATGATAAGTTCATGCCTGTTGTTGGAGTCGATGCTATACCTGAAGCTCTTGATCTAATACAAGGGGATATTATGCTTGGAACTGTACTTAATGACCCATTAAATCAAGGAAGAGTTTCTATTGAAATGGCAATAAATGCCGCTCTAGATAAAGATGTTTTAGAAGGATTAGATTTTCAACTTGATGAAACAAAAGCAGTTAGAATACCATATCAACCTATAACAAAAGATAATTTAGGAATAGCAAAAGAAGCATATGGAATGGAATAG
- a CDS encoding aminopeptidase — MFDYKEYYMKENELVKKEYAKSLEIINDIINKTESKEGYNQYFNHLSKLIIMIANHEEKLDDDYFKNNSFQQLKVDNERLYEDILPSRYNTCYGNPSYAISEFGLEIGQVLSYLHTIVIECIQFAYQHRIIMLNRVNQLIIKFYNHLLGNENISTHELIKYLKDDAMKYCDVKTEFKIESVSNPQVNYLGNMIKYENLDDLRYLFKYGVYIGDNEIKIAEYLKSIPKEKIKYMGDIITEAFQRGFIVDNKDITIKSSVLLRYFIGFERIIKEVIANFEKIKLNSIISHSFHLLISTKINKQYYYDHRYDYGLYYDEEYSNHKVNIYEKNVEKHSDILSVFGGTILFEGFGEKPFNPRTKKDCIRLDEEQTKIDKLEKLKTNKIINKYVSRETTSFTIVSYPIPEIGEHFEDIFNETIRVNTLDVDIYEKIQQKIIDTLDKGEYVHVRGKGKNKTDLLVKLHEIDNPEKETNFHNCLADVNIPLGEVYTSPVLKGTNGTLFVEEVFLWGLKYNNMEITFKDGYVDSYTCTNFDKPEDNKNYIYENILLPNKTLPMGEFAIGTNTTAYVMANKYKINDILPTLIGEKTGPHFAIGDTCFMWSEDNPVYNSDGKEVIARDNEKSILRKTNIEEAYTGKHTDITLPYSELGCIEVITKDKKRIPIIEDERFVLPGTEELNKALDEA, encoded by the coding sequence ATGTTCGATTATAAAGAATATTATATGAAAGAAAATGAACTTGTAAAAAAAGAATATGCAAAATCACTTGAAATTATCAATGACATAATAAACAAGACAGAAAGTAAAGAAGGATATAATCAATATTTCAATCATCTAAGTAAATTGATTATTATGATAGCGAACCATGAAGAAAAACTCGATGATGATTACTTCAAAAATAATTCATTCCAACAATTAAAAGTTGATAATGAAAGATTATATGAGGATATCCTACCTAGTAGATATAATACTTGTTATGGTAATCCATCCTATGCCATATCTGAGTTCGGATTGGAAATTGGACAAGTTCTATCATATCTACATACAATAGTTATTGAATGTATACAGTTCGCTTATCAGCATAGAATCATTATGTTAAACAGAGTTAATCAATTAATTATAAAATTTTACAATCACTTGCTTGGCAACGAAAACATTTCCACCCATGAATTAATAAAATATCTTAAAGACGATGCAATGAAATATTGTGACGTGAAAACTGAATTTAAGATAGAATCCGTATCTAATCCTCAGGTGAATTATCTTGGAAATATGATTAAATATGAGAATCTAGATGATTTGAGGTATTTATTTAAATATGGAGTTTACATTGGTGATAATGAAATAAAAATAGCAGAATACCTAAAGAGCATTCCAAAAGAAAAAATCAAGTATATGGGTGATATTATTACAGAAGCTTTTCAAAGAGGTTTCATAGTAGACAATAAAGATATTACTATTAAATCGTCAGTATTACTAAGATATTTTATTGGTTTTGAAAGAATTATAAAAGAAGTAATAGCTAACTTTGAAAAAATTAAGTTGAATTCAATCATTAGTCATTCATTTCATTTGTTAATTTCTACCAAAATAAATAAACAGTATTATTATGATCATAGATATGATTATGGATTATACTATGATGAAGAATACAGCAATCATAAAGTTAATATTTATGAAAAAAATGTTGAAAAACATAGTGATATATTATCTGTATTTGGAGGAACTATTCTCTTTGAAGGATTTGGAGAAAAACCTTTTAACCCAAGAACTAAGAAAGACTGTATAAGACTTGACGAAGAACAAACTAAAATAGATAAACTGGAAAAACTTAAAACCAATAAGATTATTAACAAGTATGTATCCAGAGAAACAACTAGTTTTACAATAGTATCATATCCTATTCCAGAAATAGGTGAACACTTTGAAGATATATTCAATGAAACCATAAGAGTCAACACTCTTGATGTGGATATATATGAAAAAATTCAGCAAAAAATCATTGATACACTAGACAAAGGTGAATATGTTCATGTAAGAGGAAAAGGAAAAAACAAAACTGATTTATTAGTTAAATTACATGAAATCGATAATCCTGAAAAAGAAACCAATTTCCATAATTGTCTAGCTGATGTTAATATACCACTTGGTGAAGTATATACATCACCAGTATTAAAAGGTACTAATGGAACACTTTTTGTGGAAGAGGTTTTCTTATGGGGATTGAAATACAATAATATGGAAATAACATTCAAAGATGGATATGTTGATTCATATACTTGTACCAACTTTGATAAACCAGAAGACAATAAGAATTACATATATGAAAATATATTGCTTCCTAATAAGACATTGCCTATGGGAGAATTTGCTATAGGAACCAATACAACAGCTTATGTTATGGCTAACAAATATAAGATCAATGATATCCTACCAACATTGATTGGAGAAAAAACCGGACCTCATTTCGCAATAGGAGATACATGTTTCATGTGGAGTGAAGACAATCCTGTATACAACTCAGATGGAAAAGAAGTAATAGCAAGAGACAATGAAAAATCAATACTCAGAAAAACGAATATTGAAGAGGCTTATACAGGTAAACATACAGATATTACATTACCATACAGTGAACTTGGTTGTATAGAGGTTATTACAAAAGATAAAAAACGTATACCTATAATAGAAGATGAAAGATTTGTTCTTCCTGGAACAGAAGAATTGAATAAAGCCCTTGATGAAGCGTAG
- a CDS encoding aminopeptidase has translation MFDYNEYYLKENEPILSDYEKSIEVIKNIMFDTESKEDYGKYFNTLSKFIIMVSDHEKELNDEYFKNNTFQQLKENNYKMYVDILPSNYDTCYGNPSYAVNQFGEDLGEVLTYLYTRVFEYIRFAYQHKIFMMNRVNQLFIKFYNHMMNNDNVSIDELKKYISDDSKEFVEKEVDMYINEMANPERAYLVDMIECDDLTDLRYLFKYGLYISDNEIKIAEYLNSIPKEKVKYMADVMSEGYRVGFIRDNKDISIKSSVSLRYFVGFERVMKEVMTNFEKLNLKSIISIETSTNIEYGHTLTKLQSTSPNKQYYYDHRYDYALYLNEEYCELKTKVYEKYVEKNGKILYAQGGPALLEGFGEKPFYPKSKKECIRLNDEQTKLERVYLLKNKKILSKYFSNETYSFTYISYPIPEIGDQFEDIFDATIDVNTLDVDLYEKIQQKIIDTLDQGEYVHVKGKGTNKTDILVKLHELKNPEKETNFHNCLADVNIPLGEVYTSPTLKGTNGTLFVEEVFLAGYKYNNLEITFKDGFIDTYTCTNFDDPEANKKYMYENLIFPNETLPIGEFAIGTNTTAYVMAHKYNIENILPILITEKTGPHFAIGDTCFSWGEDIPVFNDDGKEIIARDNEKSILRKTNINEAYTGKHTDITIPYSGLASIDVITKDKERIGIIKDGRFILQGTEELNKALDEA, from the coding sequence ATGTTTGATTATAATGAGTATTATTTAAAAGAAAATGAACCTATTTTAAGTGACTATGAAAAATCAATAGAAGTTATTAAAAATATAATGTTTGACACTGAAAGTAAAGAAGATTATGGGAAGTATTTCAATACATTGAGTAAATTCATAATCATGGTATCTGACCATGAAAAAGAATTGAATGATGAGTATTTCAAAAATAATACATTCCAACAATTAAAAGAAAACAACTATAAGATGTATGTGGATATATTACCTAGCAATTATGATACATGCTATGGTAATCCTAGTTACGCAGTTAATCAATTTGGTGAAGACTTAGGTGAAGTCTTGACATATTTATATACAAGGGTTTTTGAATACATAAGATTCGCTTACCAACATAAAATTTTCATGATGAATAGAGTAAACCAGTTATTCATCAAATTCTATAATCACATGATGAATAATGATAATGTATCAATTGATGAACTTAAGAAATATATATCAGATGATTCAAAAGAATTTGTAGAAAAAGAAGTTGATATGTATATCAATGAAATGGCCAATCCAGAAAGAGCATATCTGGTGGATATGATAGAATGTGATGACCTCACAGACTTAAGATATTTATTCAAATACGGACTCTACATTAGTGACAATGAAATCAAGATTGCAGAATATCTTAATAGTATACCAAAAGAAAAAGTCAAATATATGGCTGATGTAATGTCAGAAGGCTATCGTGTTGGATTCATAAGAGACAATAAAGACATTTCAATAAAATCATCAGTAAGCTTAAGATATTTTGTGGGTTTTGAACGTGTAATGAAAGAAGTAATGACCAATTTTGAAAAATTGAATCTCAAGTCAATCATAAGTATAGAGACAAGTACCAATATTGAATATGGTCATACTCTAACGAAGTTACAATCCACTAGTCCTAATAAACAGTATTATTATGACCATAGATATGATTATGCTTTATATTTGAATGAGGAATATTGTGAGTTGAAGACTAAGGTATACGAAAAATACGTTGAGAAAAATGGAAAAATATTATATGCTCAAGGAGGACCTGCATTACTTGAGGGGTTTGGTGAAAAACCATTTTATCCTAAGTCCAAAAAAGAATGCATCAGACTCAATGATGAGCAAACTAAATTAGAAAGAGTTTACTTGTTGAAAAACAAAAAAATACTTAGTAAATATTTTTCAAATGAAACTTATAGTTTTACATATATATCCTATCCAATTCCAGAAATAGGAGACCAATTCGAAGATATATTCGATGCTACTATAGATGTCAATACTCTTGATGTGGACTTATATGAAAAAATACAACAGAAAATCATAGATACATTGGACCAAGGTGAGTACGTTCATGTAAAAGGAAAAGGTACTAATAAAACAGATATATTAGTCAAATTACATGAATTGAAAAATCCAGAAAAAGAAACTAATTTCCATAACTGTCTGGCTGATGTCAACATACCTCTTGGTGAAGTATATACATCACCAACATTAAAAGGCACTAACGGTACACTCTTCGTTGAGGAAGTTTTCCTTGCTGGATATAAATACAATAACTTAGAAATAACATTCAAAGATGGTTTTATAGATACTTATACTTGCACTAATTTCGATGATCCTGAAGCAAATAAGAAATATATGTATGAGAATCTTATATTCCCTAATGAAACACTACCTATTGGAGAATTTGCTATAGGAACCAATACAACAGCTTATGTGATGGCTCACAAATATAATATTGAAAACATTCTACCGATATTGATTACTGAAAAAACAGGACCTCACTTTGCAATAGGGGATACTTGTTTCTCATGGGGAGAAGATATTCCAGTATTCAATGACGATGGAAAAGAAATAATTGCAAGAGACAACGAGAAATCAATATTGAGGAAAACAAATATTAATGAAGCCTATACAGGTAAACATACTGATATAACAATACCATATAGCGGACTTGCTTCAATTGATGTTATAACAAAAGATAAAGAACGTATTGGTATAATTAAAGATGGAAGATTTATACTTCAAGGAACTGAAGAATTGAATAAAGCACTTGATGAAGCTTAA
- a CDS encoding sensor histidine kinase, whose amino-acid sequence MKLKRKIGDTFKLTLFTKIVFVTLCSLIISTILVATVTISTGEKLYINTYNTSNQKIGDRIVDELENLNYRAYNLMEEYSQNNNLKVYCTEHLPSSEIFYKKYSLQNELQRINYNYGMTMFNIFVIGNNFNYYTDNYIGVTSKTKEKIMSMDFYQLYKKNPSNTYHYISSGFNGYASSEPSIVITKGLVDPIDNTFFGDMFISITEENYSTLYKKYMVRGNDVIILSKTGRVLSGSMKNYIGKDCDDILLMVKESIKSSKYVRTQFNEKPYLLTARYLQDMDFYLVILSDTSIVSKVYLESTHRIILLAIIIALLTCFIILIITKRTTSKLTKLVDTMEVATESNFKQQVPIDGGYEVRRLSTAYNQMVLELQSYIDKLMKEQEQRRVAELSALQMQINPHFMYNTLASIKYLAWQGDNNKVDEMINAFIALLQNTISKTDEMVTVQDEINNLKNYAKINSMRYGERIQVSYYIDEKALEVLIPKLLLQPLVENAFFHAFSNKQKGEIKIFISLFNDILTCEIIDNGDGINKISSEKTNFKTYCKSIGLDNTRQRLKLVYDDKAKLYVQSTPNIGTSVKIVIAVK is encoded by the coding sequence ATGAAGCTAAAGAGAAAAATAGGTGATACATTTAAGCTGACTTTATTTACTAAGATTGTATTCGTAACTTTATGTAGTCTAATAATATCTACTATTTTGGTAGCTACAGTAACAATAAGTACAGGAGAAAAATTATACATCAATACATATAATACATCTAATCAAAAAATAGGAGATAGGATAGTTGATGAACTTGAAAATCTTAATTATAGAGCATACAATTTAATGGAAGAATATAGCCAGAACAATAACTTGAAGGTGTATTGTACTGAGCATTTACCTTCCTCAGAAATTTTTTATAAAAAATATAGTTTACAGAATGAACTTCAAAGGATTAATTACAATTATGGAATGACCATGTTCAATATTTTTGTCATAGGAAATAATTTTAACTACTATACAGATAATTATATAGGGGTTACTTCAAAAACAAAAGAAAAAATAATGTCAATGGATTTCTATCAATTATATAAAAAAAATCCATCCAATACTTATCACTATATTTCTAGTGGATTTAATGGATATGCTTCATCTGAACCATCTATTGTAATTACCAAGGGGTTGGTAGATCCCATAGACAATACTTTTTTTGGAGATATGTTCATTAGTATTACAGAAGAAAATTATAGCACATTATATAAAAAATATATGGTAAGGGGTAACGATGTAATAATATTAAGTAAAACGGGACGAGTTTTATCAGGTAGCATGAAAAATTACATTGGCAAAGATTGTGATGATATACTTTTAATGGTTAAAGAGTCAATTAAAAGCTCTAAATATGTACGAACTCAATTTAACGAAAAACCTTATCTACTGACAGCTAGATACTTACAGGATATGGACTTTTATCTAGTCATATTAAGTGATACGAGTATTGTATCAAAAGTCTATCTAGAATCAACACATCGTATTATACTTTTGGCAATAATTATTGCACTACTTACTTGTTTTATAATACTCATAATAACTAAGAGAACTACTAGTAAGTTAACTAAATTGGTTGATACAATGGAAGTAGCAACAGAATCTAATTTTAAGCAACAAGTTCCAATAGATGGAGGATATGAAGTTAGAAGGTTAAGTACTGCTTACAATCAGATGGTTTTGGAGCTTCAATCCTATATTGATAAATTGATGAAAGAACAGGAGCAACGAAGAGTTGCAGAATTATCTGCCCTACAGATGCAGATAAATCCCCATTTCATGTATAATACTCTGGCATCAATTAAATATCTGGCATGGCAGGGAGATAATAATAAAGTAGATGAAATGATAAATGCTTTTATTGCTCTATTACAAAATACAATATCCAAGACAGATGAAATGGTAACGGTTCAAGATGAAATAAATAATCTTAAGAATTATGCCAAAATAAATAGTATGCGTTATGGAGAAAGGATACAGGTATCTTATTACATAGACGAAAAAGCATTAGAGGTATTGATACCTAAACTATTGCTACAGCCACTAGTAGAGAATGCATTCTTTCATGCATTTTCAAATAAACAAAAAGGTGAAATTAAGATATTTATTTCTTTATTCAATGATATATTAACATGTGAGATTATTGACAACGGTGATGGTATAAATAAAATATCTAGTGAAAAGACTAATTTTAAAACATATTGTAAAAGTATAGGACTAGATAATACAAGACAAAGATTAAAACTAGTGTATGATGATAAAGCAAAATTATATGTGCAAAGTACACCTAATATTGGAACATCAGTTAAAATAGTAATAGCTGTCAAATAA
- the mglC gene encoding galactose/methyl galactoside ABC transporter permease MglC, with protein sequence MDIKLKKIKIDKKKVSEILLKYAIYFVLLIMIIVIIIKDSSIVSWRSLATILTQASTRCMLALGVGGIIVLAGTDLSIGRMVGLAGVLGASLMQAPEFSRRIFPNLPSSGWFIALIILFIVLVITFMSFINGWLTAKLHITPFIATLGMQLVLYGIASSYYNALGGSPITSLNEDFKYIAQGKLLSIQFGKDEFYISFLMLFAIVSIIFIWFIWNKTRIGKNMFAVGGNAEAAAVSGVSIVKTTLIIYIVAGVLYGMAGLLELGRTGSATNNLGLGYELDAISACVVGGVSLMGGVGSVAGIVTGVIIFQVINFGLAYVSVDPYLQYIVKGMIILIAVAIDTRKYIKKK encoded by the coding sequence ATGGATATAAAATTAAAAAAAATCAAGATAGATAAGAAAAAAGTAAGTGAAATACTTCTTAAATATGCAATATATTTTGTACTACTTATAATGATAATAGTAATTATTATAAAAGACAGTTCAATAGTATCATGGCGCAGCTTGGCAACAATACTTACTCAAGCCTCAACAAGATGTATGCTTGCACTTGGTGTAGGTGGTATTATTGTTCTAGCAGGAACTGATCTATCTATTGGTAGAATGGTAGGATTGGCAGGAGTACTAGGAGCTAGTTTGATGCAGGCTCCTGAATTCTCCAGAAGGATATTTCCTAACCTACCTTCCTCTGGATGGTTTATAGCACTTATTATTTTATTTATAGTTCTAGTAATAACTTTTATGTCTTTTATAAATGGATGGTTGACTGCCAAATTACATATCACTCCATTTATTGCAACGCTGGGTATGCAGTTGGTACTATATGGAATTGCTTCCAGTTACTATAATGCTTTAGGTGGTTCACCGATTACTAGCTTGAATGAAGATTTCAAGTACATAGCGCAAGGTAAATTGTTAAGTATTCAATTTGGAAAAGACGAGTTCTATATTTCTTTCCTTATGTTATTTGCAATAGTATCCATAATATTCATCTGGTTCATATGGAACAAGACCAGGATAGGTAAAAACATGTTTGCAGTAGGCGGAAATGCTGAAGCGGCAGCTGTTTCAGGTGTAAGCATTGTCAAGACAACTCTAATAATATACATAGTAGCAGGGGTACTATATGGTATGGCTGGTCTCCTTGAATTAGGTCGTACAGGGTCAGCTACTAACAACTTAGGTCTAGGTTATGAATTAGATGCAATCTCTGCTTGTGTAGTTGGTGGTGTGTCACTAATGGGTGGAGTCGGTTCAGTAGCAGGTATAGTCACAGGTGTTATCATTTTCCAAGTAATCAATTTCGGTTTGGCCTATGTTAGTGTAGATCCATACCTTCAATACATAGTTAAAGGTATGATTATACTTATTGCTGTAGCTATAGACACTAGAAAATATATTAAGAAAAAATAA
- a CDS encoding phosphatase PAP2 family protein: MIIINVINQVDQNIILYIFNHLRTPILDDIMTFFSSIGDYFSIWIIICILLMISKKYRTVGFIVAMVLLTNTIIGELILKNAIGRVRPYDALNLDIVIKQLSSYSMPSGHALSSFSVAFVVLYLVKQWKIYVPVLILAIAITLSRVYLSVHYPTDVLLSVLIAFIVSTVAIKIGKKKGLINGKY; this comes from the coding sequence ATGATTATAATTAATGTTATTAATCAAGTTGACCAGAATATCATACTATATATATTTAACCATTTAAGGACACCGATACTCGATGACATAATGACTTTTTTCTCTAGCATAGGTGATTATTTCTCCATTTGGATAATTATATGCATCCTATTGATGATTAGTAAAAAATATAGGACAGTCGGCTTCATAGTAGCTATGGTATTACTCACAAACACTATTATAGGAGAACTGATATTAAAAAATGCCATAGGGAGAGTAAGACCCTACGATGCGCTTAATCTGGATATTGTTATTAAACAGCTAAGTAGTTATTCTATGCCATCGGGGCATGCGCTTAGTAGCTTTTCTGTTGCATTTGTAGTATTATATCTGGTGAAGCAATGGAAAATATATGTTCCAGTTCTAATACTTGCTATTGCTATAACATTATCAAGAGTTTATTTATCAGTACATTATCCTACAGATGTTTTATTAAGTGTACTCATAGCATTTATAGTATCTACTGTAGCGATAAAAATCGGTAAGAAAAAAGGACTAATCAATGGGAAATATTAG
- the mglA gene encoding galactose/methyl galactoside ABC transporter ATP-binding protein MglA, which produces MNMNEQNKYVLEMKGITKEFPGVKALDNVDFALKEGTVHALMGENGAGKSTLMKCLFGIFIKDSGLIKVSGKEINYKNPKEALENGVSMVHQELNQVIQTRVVDNIWLGRFPMQGLVVNERYMYKKTKEIFEELNIDIDPREKIENLSVSQAQMVEIAKAVSYNAKIVVMDEPTSSLTEKEVHHLFKIINNLKSRGVGIIYISHKMEEILEIADEVTVMRDGKYIATELATNLTTDTIIKLMVGRDLTNRFPEKKNKPSEIVLQVKDLKSFYSPKVKGVSFELRTGEILGVAGLMGSRRTELLETIFGIRKKESGEIFLHGKRVKNNNAREAIKNGFALVTEERRKTGLFGGLSVYFNSIISNIDRYCRAGVIREAKARKDTKWVIESLSVKTPSEKTKIGTLSGGNQQKVVIGKWLLTNPEILLLDEPTRGIDVGAKYEIYQLINELACNGKSVIVISSEMPELFGITDRILVMSNGYLAGCVETANTSQEEVLALAAKYI; this is translated from the coding sequence ATGAATATGAATGAGCAAAATAAATATGTTTTAGAAATGAAAGGTATCACTAAAGAATTCCCAGGAGTAAAAGCTCTAGACAATGTAGATTTTGCTTTGAAAGAAGGTACTGTCCATGCATTAATGGGTGAAAATGGTGCTGGTAAATCTACTTTGATGAAATGTTTGTTTGGTATATTTATAAAAGATTCTGGATTAATTAAAGTATCAGGTAAAGAAATAAATTACAAAAATCCAAAAGAAGCCCTTGAAAATGGAGTTTCAATGGTTCATCAAGAGCTTAATCAAGTCATACAGACTAGAGTTGTAGATAATATCTGGTTGGGACGTTTTCCAATGCAGGGATTAGTAGTTAATGAGAGATATATGTATAAAAAAACCAAAGAGATATTTGAAGAATTAAATATCGATATTGATCCAAGAGAGAAAATCGAGAATTTATCAGTTTCACAAGCACAGATGGTTGAAATAGCAAAAGCTGTTTCCTATAATGCTAAGATTGTAGTTATGGATGAACCTACTTCTTCTCTCACAGAAAAAGAGGTACACCATCTATTTAAAATAATAAATAATTTGAAGTCTAGAGGTGTAGGCATAATATACATTTCCCATAAAATGGAAGAAATATTGGAAATAGCTGATGAAGTAACTGTTATGAGGGATGGGAAATATATCGCTACAGAGTTAGCCACTAATCTTACTACAGATACAATCATAAAGTTGATGGTAGGGAGAGATCTGACTAACCGTTTTCCAGAAAAGAAAAATAAGCCAAGTGAAATTGTTCTACAAGTCAAAGATCTGAAATCTTTCTATTCACCAAAAGTAAAAGGAGTCAGTTTTGAACTCAGGACTGGTGAGATATTAGGAGTTGCAGGACTCATGGGTTCTAGAAGAACAGAATTACTGGAAACCATATTCGGTATACGTAAAAAAGAATCAGGTGAGATATTTCTGCATGGTAAAAGAGTCAAGAATAATAATGCTAGAGAAGCAATAAAAAATGGATTTGCACTAGTAACTGAAGAAAGAAGAAAAACAGGGTTGTTCGGAGGTCTATCAGTTTATTTTAATAGTATTATTTCCAATATAGATAGGTATTGCAGAGCGGGTGTCATTAGAGAAGCGAAAGCAAGAAAGGATACCAAATGGGTTATAGAGAGCCTAAGTGTAAAAACGCCATCTGAAAAAACCAAGATTGGTACTCTGTCAGGAGGAAATCAGCAAAAGGTAGTAATAGGAAAGTGGCTATTGACTAATCCAGAAATATTACTACTTGATGAGCCTACAAGAGGTATTGATGTTGGTGCTAAATATGAGATTTATCAACTTATCAACGAATTAGCTTGTAATGGTAAAAGCGTTATAGTTATTTCATCTGAAATGCCGGAGTTGTTCGGTATAACAGATAGAATACTTGTTATGAGCAATGGGTATCTGGCAGGTTGTGTCGAAACAGCTAATACTTCACAAGAAGAAGTACTTGCACTTGCAGCAAAATATATATAG